In a genomic window of Pseudodesulfovibrio sp. S3:
- a CDS encoding sugar ABC transporter substrate-binding protein, producing MAEKPVVGLVMKSLANEFFKTMEEGARKFAKEDGTFTLIPVGMNSETDIDTQVSAMENFIAQKVDLIVVAPADSVGMTIPVKKAVDAGITVVNFDVTLNKEALVKAGLPKDFLFVGPDNADGAEMVGDYLGETLGKGAKVIIIEGNPGADNAKQRKAGFMRSVEKFDMNLLTSRTAHWETEEANTLMTNLLTMHPDVQGVMCANDSMVLGVEKAIAAAGMTGKIQIVGFDNIGAVQELIKQGKCLATIDQFGPEMAANAIKVGFRILGGEKLTGWQKTPIKLVTKADL from the coding sequence ATGGCTGAGAAACCGGTTGTCGGCCTGGTCATGAAATCCCTGGCCAATGAGTTCTTCAAGACCATGGAAGAGGGGGCGCGCAAGTTTGCCAAGGAAGACGGAACCTTCACCCTGATTCCTGTCGGCATGAATTCCGAAACCGACATCGACACCCAGGTCAGTGCCATGGAAAACTTCATCGCACAAAAAGTCGACCTCATCGTGGTTGCTCCGGCTGATTCCGTGGGCATGACCATTCCTGTCAAGAAAGCTGTGGACGCAGGCATCACCGTCGTCAACTTCGACGTCACCCTGAATAAGGAAGCACTGGTGAAGGCCGGTCTGCCCAAGGATTTCCTTTTCGTCGGTCCTGACAATGCAGACGGCGCCGAGATGGTGGGCGACTACCTTGGCGAGACCCTGGGCAAGGGCGCCAAGGTCATCATCATCGAAGGCAACCCCGGTGCAGACAATGCTAAGCAGCGTAAAGCCGGTTTCATGCGCTCCGTGGAGAAGTTCGACATGAATCTCCTGACTTCCCGCACCGCCCATTGGGAGACCGAGGAAGCCAATACCCTGATGACCAACCTGCTCACCATGCACCCGGACGTTCAGGGCGTGATGTGTGCCAACGACTCCATGGTCCTGGGTGTTGAAAAGGCGATTGCCGCTGCCGGTATGACCGGCAAGATCCAGATCGTCGGCTTCGACAACATCGGCGCTGTTCAGGAACTGATCAAGCAGGGCAAGTGCCTCGCCACCATCGACCAGTTCGGCCCTGAAATGGCTGCCAACGCCATCAAGGTCGGTTTCAGGATTCTCGGCGGCGAAAAGCTGACCGGTTGGCAGAAGACCCCCATCAAGCTCGTGACCAAGGCTGACCTCTAG
- a CDS encoding sugar ABC transporter ATP-binding protein, giving the protein MDKSDNILELRGITKKFPGVIALHDVDLDIKAGEVHVLVGENGAGKSSLIKVLCGIYMPDEGTMRYQGQPYLPQTPHKAMEAGIRVVYQEFNLLSYLSVAENIFFDDLPRRCGLVDFKTLYRKTQALLDLVGLDISPKTPVELLGVAQMQLIEIAKAISSDSKVLILDEPTATLSSKEIDMLFGIVAKLKAKGVTIIFISHHLQEVFDIGDRISVLRNGANAGTHVAADITIPEIVKLMVGRSMDEEYPFKDDVPVGETMFSVEGLRCKGGRHSVSFAVGKGELLGIAGLVGSGRTDAVRAIFGADAKESGTVTLHGKTLDIRNPRDAVENGICLLTEDRKNQGLILEMSCAVNTTITDLPGVAKYGFIQKDVEREVAEKLAADLDIKTPSVDQWVGNLSGGNQQKVVLAKWLYRNAEVLIFDEPTRGIDVGAKYEIYLLLWKLAAAGKAIIIVSSDLPEMLGICHRIITFSDGKITGELGRGQFDQERILALAYEEYIQNDAPVSSGNA; this is encoded by the coding sequence ATGGACAAGAGTGACAATATTCTGGAGCTTCGAGGAATAACCAAGAAGTTCCCTGGCGTCATCGCCTTGCATGACGTCGATCTCGACATCAAGGCGGGTGAAGTACACGTCCTGGTGGGCGAGAACGGCGCGGGCAAATCAAGCCTCATCAAGGTGTTGTGCGGCATCTACATGCCCGATGAAGGGACCATGCGCTATCAGGGGCAGCCCTATCTGCCGCAGACGCCGCACAAAGCCATGGAAGCGGGAATCCGGGTGGTCTATCAGGAATTCAACCTCCTTTCCTATCTCTCTGTCGCCGAGAATATCTTTTTCGATGACCTGCCCCGAAGATGCGGACTGGTTGATTTCAAGACGCTCTATCGAAAGACGCAGGCCCTGCTTGACCTTGTCGGGCTGGATATCTCCCCCAAGACGCCGGTGGAACTGCTCGGCGTAGCCCAGATGCAGCTCATTGAAATCGCCAAGGCCATTTCATCGGACAGCAAGGTGCTCATCCTGGACGAACCCACGGCCACGCTCTCCTCCAAGGAGATCGACATGCTGTTCGGCATCGTCGCCAAGCTCAAGGCCAAGGGGGTGACCATAATTTTCATCTCGCATCATCTTCAGGAAGTGTTCGACATCGGTGACCGTATTTCAGTCCTGCGCAACGGCGCAAATGCCGGTACCCACGTTGCCGCCGACATTACCATCCCGGAGATCGTCAAGCTCATGGTGGGCCGGTCCATGGACGAGGAGTACCCGTTCAAAGACGATGTGCCGGTGGGCGAAACCATGTTCAGCGTGGAAGGTTTGCGCTGCAAGGGTGGCAGGCATTCAGTCTCTTTTGCGGTCGGCAAGGGCGAGTTGCTCGGCATTGCCGGACTGGTCGGGTCGGGTCGGACCGATGCGGTCCGCGCCATCTTCGGGGCAGACGCCAAGGAGAGCGGCACGGTCACCCTGCACGGGAAGACCCTGGACATCAGGAACCCGCGTGACGCCGTGGAAAACGGTATTTGCCTGCTCACGGAGGACCGCAAGAATCAGGGGCTTATCCTTGAGATGTCTTGCGCGGTGAACACCACCATCACCGACCTGCCGGGCGTGGCGAAATACGGCTTCATTCAGAAGGACGTGGAACGGGAGGTCGCGGAAAAACTGGCCGCGGACCTTGATATCAAGACGCCTTCCGTCGACCAATGGGTAGGCAACCTTTCCGGCGGCAACCAACAGAAGGTCGTTCTCGCCAAATGGCTGTACCGCAATGCCGAGGTGCTGATTTTCGACGAGCCGACGCGCGGCATCGATGTGGGCGCCAAGTATGAGATTTATCTTTTGCTCTGGAAGCTGGCCGCTGCGGGCAAGGCTATCATCATTGTCTCGTCCGATCTGCCGGAGATGCTCGGTATCTGCCACCGCATCATCACCTTCTCGGACGGCAAAATCACGGGCGAGCTGGGCCGCGGGCAATTCGATCAGGAACGGATTCTGGCCTTGGCATATGAAGAATACATCCAGAACGACGCACCGGTGTCGTCAGGAAATGCATAA
- a CDS encoding ABC transporter permease has product MNLRKLAYLLLREAGIGVALVLIVVIFMFAAPNFASSINLMNICTQISINTVIAVGMTFVILLGGIDLSVGSVLALCTIVAGLTITNEAFSPGMAIFLAVLGSLAVGAVCGLFNGFVSERWKIHSFVVTLGMLNIARGAALQISDSRTLFGFPEAFSDLGAQSVFGLPVIFIMALTLVIVGTIILNRSVFGRMIYAIGNNEEAVRLSGHNTIVYKIAAFVICGGCVGIAGIMYMLRLSMASPILGVGFELNAIAAVVIGGTSMMGGKGSLVGTFLGACIIGVLNNGLLLLGMGDFARQIVTGLIIVAAVVIDTYRNRVLSTIHVIE; this is encoded by the coding sequence ATGAATTTAAGAAAGCTTGCGTACCTGCTGCTCAGAGAGGCCGGTATTGGTGTGGCCCTGGTGTTGATTGTCGTCATTTTCATGTTCGCCGCACCGAATTTTGCCTCGTCCATCAACCTGATGAACATCTGCACCCAGATCAGCATCAACACCGTCATCGCGGTAGGCATGACCTTTGTCATCCTGCTGGGCGGCATTGATCTTTCCGTGGGGTCTGTCCTGGCGCTGTGTACCATCGTGGCCGGGCTGACCATCACGAACGAAGCGTTTTCACCGGGCATGGCCATCTTTCTGGCCGTGCTGGGGTCCCTTGCCGTGGGCGCGGTTTGTGGCCTTTTCAATGGCTTCGTGTCTGAACGCTGGAAAATACATTCCTTTGTCGTCACGCTGGGTATGCTCAACATCGCCCGCGGGGCTGCGCTTCAGATCAGTGATTCCAGAACCCTGTTCGGTTTTCCCGAAGCATTCTCCGACCTCGGCGCACAGTCTGTTTTCGGCCTGCCGGTCATCTTCATCATGGCTTTGACCCTGGTCATCGTCGGGACCATCATTCTCAATCGGTCCGTGTTCGGCAGGATGATCTACGCCATCGGAAACAATGAGGAAGCGGTCCGCCTCTCAGGCCACAACACCATCGTTTACAAGATTGCGGCCTTTGTCATCTGCGGCGGCTGCGTGGGCATCGCCGGGATCATGTATATGCTCCGCCTTTCCATGGCCAGCCCCATCCTCGGCGTGGGATTCGAGCTCAATGCCATTGCAGCGGTCGTCATCGGCGGCACCAGCATGATGGGCGGCAAGGGTTCGCTGGTGGGCACGTTCCTTGGCGCCTGCATCATCGGCGTGTTGAACAACGGACTGCTCCTGCTGGGCATGGGTGACTTTGCGAGACAGATAGTCACCGGCCTGATCATCGTGGCGGCCGTTGTCATAGACACCTACAGAAACAGGGTTTTGAGCACGATTCATGTGATTGAGTAG
- the rbsK gene encoding ribokinase has product MPKKKLVVIGSVNADHVLQLETFPRPGETVVGHGYQVIPGGKGANQAVAAARLGADVSFVACVGDDDFGTRMVERFRDDGIDTAGITTMTDMPTGIALIQIARSGENSIAISPEANGAFTPEILETNMALLRKADMVLMQLEIPLETIEVAAREARRGGAVIVLNPAPAQPLPDSLLSDLSVITPNETEAELLTGIRVENESDARNAAQVLHDKGVETVIITLGEKGAYLSSPEGSRLVRGYEVQAVDTTAAGDTFNGAFVAALQQGRGVCAAVEFAHAAAAISVTRIGAQTSIPGIDEVNEFIKANH; this is encoded by the coding sequence ATGCCAAAAAAGAAATTAGTCGTTATCGGCAGCGTCAATGCCGATCATGTCCTTCAGTTGGAGACTTTTCCACGTCCTGGCGAGACGGTTGTCGGCCATGGTTATCAGGTCATTCCCGGTGGCAAGGGGGCCAATCAGGCTGTGGCGGCTGCCAGGCTTGGGGCGGATGTTTCCTTTGTAGCCTGTGTGGGCGACGATGATTTTGGAACAAGGATGGTAGAGCGGTTTCGGGATGACGGAATCGACACTGCCGGTATCACGACCATGACGGATATGCCGACCGGCATCGCCCTGATTCAGATTGCGCGTAGTGGGGAAAACAGCATCGCCATTTCACCCGAGGCCAATGGAGCATTTACTCCAGAGATTCTTGAAACGAACATGGCTCTTCTTCGGAAGGCCGACATGGTTCTGATGCAATTGGAAATCCCGCTTGAAACCATTGAAGTCGCGGCGCGGGAAGCGCGGAGGGGCGGGGCCGTCATCGTTCTCAATCCCGCGCCCGCCCAGCCTCTGCCGGATTCCCTGTTGTCTGATCTGTCCGTTATCACCCCCAACGAGACAGAGGCGGAACTGCTTACCGGCATCAGGGTCGAAAATGAGTCCGATGCGCGCAATGCCGCCCAGGTTCTGCATGACAAAGGTGTTGAAACGGTCATAATAACCCTTGGGGAGAAGGGAGCCTATTTGAGCTCCCCCGAAGGCTCGCGTCTGGTCAGGGGGTACGAGGTTCAGGCTGTTGACACAACGGCTGCCGGTGATACCTTTAACGGAGCTTTTGTCGCTGCCTTGCAACAGGGAAGGGGCGTCTGTGCGGCCGTTGAGTTTGCCCATGCTGCCGCAGCCATTTCCGTCACCCGCATCGGCGCGCAGACGTCTATCCCCGGCATTGACGAAGTAAACGAGTTTATCAAGGCGAATCATTAG
- a CDS encoding substrate-binding domain-containing protein, translating to MATIKDVAKLAEVSTSTVSHVLNKTRFVSEDTCERVNKAVRQLKYRPSSIARSLKVQRTNTLGMLVTASRNPFFAEVVHAVERRCYERGFTLFLCNTDGDVKRMEANLDALEEKRVDGLLLLCSEVNNDILRLLEAERSTPTVVFDWGPESDNVDRIYDNSPDGGYMAARYLIEMGHVEIGCVTGPLERRSAAERLDGFQAAMREAGLPVRKEWIIEGDYDCEGGIRAMRQLLGLTGHPTALFVCNDMMALGVINEAARTGLRIPEDMSVIGYDDIYIARYMTPPLTTIHQPKSEIAAMAVDNLIDRLDSRRDLGQVIRVEPRLVERESVRKII from the coding sequence ATGGCGACTATAAAGGACGTAGCAAAACTTGCAGAGGTCTCGACTTCAACGGTCTCCCACGTGCTCAACAAGACCCGCTTTGTCAGCGAAGATACTTGCGAGCGCGTGAACAAAGCTGTTCGCCAGTTGAAATACCGTCCTTCCTCCATTGCCCGCAGCCTGAAGGTCCAGCGAACCAACACGCTGGGCATGCTGGTCACGGCCAGCAGAAATCCGTTTTTCGCCGAGGTGGTGCACGCTGTGGAAAGGCGTTGCTATGAGCGGGGATTCACGCTTTTTCTGTGCAATACCGATGGGGATGTCAAACGCATGGAAGCCAACCTCGACGCCCTTGAAGAGAAGCGCGTGGACGGCTTGCTGCTCCTTTGCAGTGAGGTGAACAACGATATCCTGCGGCTGCTCGAAGCAGAGCGGAGCACGCCCACGGTCGTCTTTGACTGGGGACCGGAGTCGGACAATGTCGACCGCATTTACGACAACTCCCCGGATGGCGGGTATATGGCCGCGCGGTATCTCATAGAAATGGGCCATGTCGAAATCGGCTGTGTCACCGGCCCGTTGGAACGGCGGTCAGCCGCCGAACGTCTCGACGGCTTTCAAGCGGCCATGCGTGAAGCGGGCCTGCCCGTCCGCAAGGAGTGGATCATTGAAGGCGATTACGACTGCGAGGGCGGCATCAGGGCCATGCGGCAACTCCTGGGGTTGACCGGCCATCCGACGGCCCTTTTCGTTTGCAACGACATGATGGCCTTGGGTGTGATCAACGAGGCCGCACGCACAGGGCTGCGTATCCCGGAAGACATGTCCGTCATCGGCTATGACGACATCTATATCGCCCGGTACATGACCCCGCCCCTCACCACCATTCACCAGCCCAAAAGCGAGATCGCGGCCATGGCCGTGGACAACCTCATTGACCGGCTGGACAGCAGGCGCGATCTGGGCCAGGTCATCAGGGTTGAGCCCCGGCTCGTGGAACGGGAGTCGGTCCGCAAGATAATCTAG
- a CDS encoding phosphatidylserine decarboxylase family protein, with protein MAPATAQKELAQAPLLPVVQEFKELIENDPELLMLFTQMFEEVPQKEPYLTDPTGQPQIRSYQQMLQEMNRIIVQAPEFNQTGLVGFPLNAILNWPMATHAGATAFLNPKVNRQLKKILAQWAVFLDSPDSRSVLSTDPAKGWFGRDAQKAMPTFVDDFICNPKAPYYGFTSWDNFFTRQFREGRRPVASPKNDAVIANACESAPFNLATNVQLRDTFWIKGQPYSLYHMLDGDPLASQFVGGTIYQAFLSALSYHRWHSPVSGKIVKTELIDGSYYAEALSEGVDPAGPNRSQGYITQVASRGLVFIEADNPAIGLMAVMFVGMAEVSSNEFTVYEGQHVNKGDELGMFHFGGSTHVLIFRPEVSLEFDLHGQTPGLDSSNIPVRSRIATVK; from the coding sequence ATGGCCCCGGCTACTGCCCAAAAAGAACTGGCCCAGGCTCCGTTGCTGCCCGTGGTCCAGGAGTTCAAAGAACTGATCGAAAACGATCCCGAGTTGCTGATGCTTTTTACGCAGATGTTTGAAGAGGTGCCGCAAAAGGAACCTTATCTGACTGACCCCACGGGCCAACCGCAGATTCGCAGCTATCAGCAGATGCTTCAGGAGATGAACCGAATCATCGTGCAGGCCCCCGAATTCAACCAAACCGGGCTTGTGGGCTTCCCTCTCAACGCCATACTGAACTGGCCCATGGCGACCCATGCCGGGGCGACCGCCTTCCTCAACCCCAAGGTAAACCGCCAGCTGAAAAAGATACTGGCCCAATGGGCCGTTTTCCTGGATTCGCCGGATTCGCGCTCCGTGTTGAGCACTGATCCTGCAAAGGGCTGGTTCGGACGCGATGCGCAGAAGGCCATGCCGACTTTTGTGGATGATTTCATATGCAACCCCAAGGCCCCCTACTACGGGTTCACCTCCTGGGACAACTTTTTCACCCGCCAATTCAGGGAAGGCCGCCGCCCGGTGGCCAGTCCGAAAAACGACGCCGTGATCGCCAACGCATGTGAATCAGCACCCTTCAACCTCGCCACCAACGTACAGCTCCGCGACACGTTCTGGATCAAGGGGCAACCCTACTCGCTCTATCACATGCTGGACGGAGACCCCCTTGCCTCGCAGTTCGTGGGCGGCACCATCTACCAGGCTTTCTTGAGCGCCCTGAGCTATCACCGCTGGCACAGCCCGGTGAGCGGGAAAATCGTCAAGACGGAACTCATCGACGGGTCCTACTACGCCGAGGCGCTCTCCGAAGGCGTTGATCCGGCCGGTCCGAACCGCTCGCAGGGTTACATCACCCAGGTCGCCTCCCGAGGACTCGTATTCATTGAAGCAGACAACCCCGCCATCGGCCTCATGGCCGTGATGTTCGTGGGCATGGCCGAAGTCTCCTCCAACGAGTTCACCGTGTATGAAGGACAGCACGTGAACAAGGGAGACGAACTGGGCATGTTCCACTTCGGCGGCTCAACCCACGTGCTCATCTTCAGACCGGAAGTGAGCCTGGAATTCGATCTGCACGGCCAGACCCCTGGACTTGATTCAAGCAATATCCCCGTGCGCTCCCGCATCGCAACAGTGAAATAA
- a CDS encoding N-acyl homoserine lactonase family protein yields MRLYMFEAGILKSQKHFFTLNEGVGEAFDVPVPFFLIDHPKGKVLFDTGNALETVHNKEEHWGGILAAYDVVMTEDQWCGNAIKKAGVTPEDIDYVILSHLHLDHAGGVGHFPNARYVVQRDELNFAYVPDPYMKAAYIRKDFDKDVDWMILEGWQDNEYDLFGDGSIVIYFTPGHTPGHQSVLVDLPNSGPMFFAADACYTQGNLEKGTLPGLMWNAGATVRSVETMRRLATTRNATIVTGHDPESWKKIKQAPEYYD; encoded by the coding sequence ATGCGCTTATACATGTTCGAAGCCGGAATACTGAAAAGCCAGAAGCATTTTTTCACGCTAAACGAGGGTGTCGGTGAAGCCTTTGACGTGCCGGTCCCGTTCTTTCTCATCGACCATCCCAAAGGGAAGGTCTTGTTCGACACAGGCAACGCCCTGGAAACAGTACACAACAAAGAAGAGCACTGGGGCGGCATTCTCGCAGCCTATGATGTAGTCATGACCGAAGACCAATGGTGTGGCAATGCCATTAAGAAGGCCGGTGTCACCCCGGAGGACATCGATTACGTCATCCTGTCACACCTGCACCTCGACCATGCAGGGGGCGTAGGCCATTTCCCCAATGCCCGTTACGTGGTGCAGCGCGATGAACTGAACTTTGCGTATGTACCCGACCCGTACATGAAGGCGGCCTATATCCGAAAGGATTTCGATAAGGATGTGGACTGGATGATCCTTGAAGGATGGCAGGACAACGAATATGATCTCTTCGGGGACGGGTCCATCGTTATCTACTTCACGCCGGGGCATACGCCGGGCCATCAATCGGTCCTTGTCGATCTGCCCAATTCCGGGCCCATGTTCTTTGCGGCGGACGCCTGCTACACCCAAGGGAACCTGGAAAAAGGCACTTTGCCCGGTCTGATGTGGAACGCAGGCGCGACCGTTCGTAGCGTGGAGACCATGCGCCGTCTGGCCACCACCCGCAACGCGACCATCGTCACCGGCCATGACCCTGAAAGCTGGAAGAAGATCAAGCAAGCCCCAGAATATTACGACTAA
- a CDS encoding NAD-dependent succinate-semialdehyde dehydrogenase, with protein MTIQSLNPTTGVVEQQFEELSPDKTVAAVEAVAQAYTAWSKTSFAERATCLRSLAGILRDKADDYALIMAKEMGKAISSGRGEALKCAAVCDYYADNGAAMLTSEPVPGCGRKAFVDFAPMGTVLAVMPWNFPFWQVLRIAAPTLMAGNTMVLKHASNVPQCALAIEEAFAQSDFPKDVFRALLIGAGQVETVLDQDSVVAVSLTGSEEAGRKVAAAAGARLKKSVMELGGSDPFIVFPDADIQQAASIAALSRCSNAGQTCIAAKRFIVLEDVFDAFVEALSKAMDGLKVGPPLDPTTAVGPMSSIELRDGLQKQVDRALKAGGVLVRGGSIPDGPGAFYPLTIICDVPSEADVCREELFGPVALVFRASSEEEALAMANDTPFGLGGSLWIGDEEKGLELARRVEAGAVFVNGMVRSDPALPFGGIKGSGYGRELSSFGIREFVNIKSICAG; from the coding sequence ATGACAATTCAGAGTTTGAACCCGACCACGGGCGTAGTTGAACAACAGTTCGAAGAATTGAGCCCGGATAAAACCGTGGCCGCAGTGGAAGCGGTCGCCCAAGCTTATACGGCATGGAGCAAGACTTCTTTTGCCGAGCGGGCCACATGCCTCCGCAGTCTGGCCGGGATCCTGCGCGATAAGGCCGACGATTATGCCCTGATTATGGCAAAGGAAATGGGCAAAGCAATCAGTTCTGGCCGGGGCGAGGCACTCAAATGCGCGGCTGTCTGTGACTACTACGCGGATAACGGCGCGGCCATGCTCACCAGCGAGCCCGTGCCCGGATGCGGCAGAAAGGCCTTTGTGGACTTCGCCCCCATGGGCACGGTTTTAGCGGTTATGCCCTGGAACTTCCCGTTCTGGCAGGTGCTCCGTATTGCCGCGCCCACGCTCATGGCAGGCAACACCATGGTCCTGAAGCACGCCTCCAATGTCCCCCAGTGCGCGCTGGCCATCGAAGAAGCATTTGCACAAAGCGATTTCCCCAAAGACGTCTTCCGGGCGCTGCTGATTGGCGCGGGTCAGGTCGAGACAGTGCTGGACCAGGATTCCGTGGTGGCCGTGAGCCTGACCGGGAGCGAAGAAGCCGGACGCAAGGTTGCCGCAGCCGCTGGAGCACGCCTGAAAAAAAGCGTCATGGAACTCGGTGGCAGTGATCCTTTTATCGTCTTCCCAGACGCCGATATACAGCAGGCAGCATCCATTGCCGCGCTCTCCCGATGCAGCAACGCTGGTCAAACCTGCATTGCCGCCAAGCGATTCATTGTGTTGGAAGACGTATTCGACGCCTTTGTTGAAGCCCTTTCAAAGGCCATGGATGGATTGAAGGTCGGCCCCCCCCTGGATCCGACAACGGCCGTAGGCCCCATGTCTTCGATCGAACTTCGCGATGGATTGCAGAAACAGGTAGACCGCGCACTCAAGGCGGGCGGCGTACTGGTACGCGGCGGCTCCATCCCGGACGGCCCGGGTGCATTCTACCCACTGACCATCATCTGCGACGTCCCGTCCGAGGCCGATGTATGCCGCGAGGAACTCTTCGGGCCGGTGGCTCTGGTCTTCCGCGCAAGCAGCGAAGAAGAAGCCCTTGCCATGGCCAACGACACACCATTCGGTCTGGGCGGTTCCTTGTGGATCGGCGACGAGGAGAAGGGGCTGGAACTTGCCCGGCGCGTTGAGGCCGGAGCAGTGTTCGTGAACGGCATGGTTCGCAGTGATCCGGCGCTTCCCTTCGGCGGCATAAAAGGCTCTGGCTATGGCCGGGAACTTTCGTCCTTCGGCATCAGGGAATTCGTCAATATCAAAAGCATTTGCGCAGGGTAA
- a CDS encoding iron-containing alcohol dehydrogenase, with protein MSYESFSTTQRVLFGEGSIASIVDELSRLNARNVLIVTDPGLVGTGIVDRLEDILKNGDVKSARFDKVEADPRYEIADEALTLLHSSRAEAVIGIGGGSSLDIAKIVSVLASNDQPVTEMFGIDLIKKPGLPLILIPTTAGTGSEVTPIVILSDEHEKLKKGVVSPYLFPSCALLDPELTLGLPPNVTAASGMDALIHALEAYTSKNATDMSDILAREAIVLIYNSIRTAYANGTNIKARSGMLRGSLLAGMAFANAGVTAVHAFAYPIGAEYHIPHGVANTIMLVPVMRFNMIGNLERFSELPTFFGLSTEGLSPRQAAQLGIDALVELAEDLNVPQHLSEYGVKEAAVPSLAESVMKVTRLLANNPRKLLVTDAERIYRAAL; from the coding sequence ATGTCTTACGAATCATTCAGCACCACACAACGAGTTCTCTTCGGCGAGGGAAGCATTGCTTCTATTGTCGATGAGTTATCTCGGCTTAATGCTCGCAATGTTTTGATAGTGACCGACCCCGGCCTTGTCGGCACCGGAATAGTTGACAGACTGGAAGACATTCTCAAAAACGGCGATGTCAAATCCGCCAGATTCGACAAGGTCGAAGCAGACCCGCGCTACGAAATAGCCGATGAAGCGCTTACCCTGCTGCACTCTTCCAGAGCCGAGGCCGTCATCGGCATCGGCGGAGGCTCTTCTCTGGATATAGCAAAGATCGTCAGCGTGCTGGCCAGCAACGACCAACCTGTCACAGAGATGTTCGGCATTGACCTGATCAAGAAGCCCGGCCTTCCGCTTATCCTCATCCCCACCACGGCCGGGACTGGCAGCGAAGTTACGCCCATCGTCATCCTCTCCGACGAGCATGAGAAACTTAAAAAGGGCGTGGTCAGCCCGTACCTGTTTCCGTCATGCGCCCTCCTCGATCCAGAGTTGACCCTCGGGCTGCCACCGAACGTAACTGCGGCTTCGGGAATGGACGCCCTTATCCACGCCCTTGAGGCCTATACTTCCAAGAATGCTACCGACATGTCCGACATCCTGGCCAGGGAAGCCATTGTCCTCATCTACAACAGCATTCGAACTGCATATGCGAACGGCACCAACATCAAAGCCCGAAGCGGCATGCTACGCGGATCCCTGCTCGCGGGCATGGCCTTCGCAAATGCAGGCGTAACCGCAGTTCACGCATTCGCCTACCCCATCGGCGCCGAGTACCACATCCCCCACGGCGTAGCCAACACCATCATGCTTGTCCCTGTGATGCGCTTCAACATGATCGGCAACCTGGAACGTTTCTCAGAACTGCCCACGTTCTTCGGTTTGTCCACCGAGGGGCTGAGTCCCCGCCAGGCAGCCCAACTCGGTATCGACGCTCTGGTTGAACTTGCCGAGGATCTCAATGTTCCCCAGCACCTGAGTGAATACGGTGTCAAGGAAGCAGCGGTACCCTCCCTGGCCGAAAGCGTGATGAAGGTTACCCGTTTGCTGGCCAACAACCCCCGCAAGCTGCTGGTCACCGACGCCGAGAGAATCTACCGCGCTGCCCTGTGA